In a genomic window of Nocardiopsis mwathae:
- a CDS encoding cytochrome P450 family protein → MTSGRSPPGFPRLVAGPEHIQPREDERPPIVNLDGAEHSRSRGAILGEFTVRRVREMRPWIQGIVDGRIDAMLAAGPPTDLVDMLSLPVPLRVVCEMLGASYADDHLFEDTTCRMMSAGVTDEDRDRAAADLSRYLERLCREKEAHPTEDDMLGRKDDAMVYGLYELPVAW, encoded by the coding sequence ATGACATCGGGCCGCTCACCCCCGGGCTTCCCCAGGCTCGTGGCCGGGCCGGAGCACATCCAGCCGCGCGAGGACGAGCGTCCGCCGATCGTCAACCTTGACGGGGCCGAGCACAGCAGGTCACGGGGCGCCATCCTCGGCGAGTTCACCGTGCGCCGGGTCCGGGAGATGCGCCCATGGATCCAGGGCATCGTGGACGGTCGCATCGACGCGATGCTCGCCGCGGGACCTCCCACGGACCTGGTGGACATGCTCTCCCTCCCGGTTCCCCTGCGCGTCGTGTGCGAAATGCTCGGGGCGTCCTATGCCGACGACCACCTGTTCGAGGACACCACCTGCAGGATGATGTCGGCGGGCGTCACCGACGAGGACCGGGACCGCGCCGCCGCCGACCTGAGCCGGTACCTGGAGCGCCTGTGCCGGGAGAAGGAGGCGCACCCGACCGAGGACGACATGCTGGGACGCAAGGACGATGCGATGGTGTACGGCCTCTACGAGCTTCCCGTCGCGTGGTAG
- the pulA gene encoding pullulanase-type alpha-1,6-glucosidase: MTRLRSRPQRARHAGRLLTLGLTGALLAAHLAATPASAAPAPPAAGPVGHDLGTATAHWIDRTTVTWPRPAHDAHTYDIVHSTDASIRVDDGRLTGDFQTIPLRPAPDGLTDEQRAQWPHLATRTALRIGADGHRGDTSGRLADALRGQVAVVERDRDGRVIAATGAQIPGVLDDLYAAAADAALGPAWTDGRPTLSVWAPTARTVRLVLYDGPRSADSRTVRMKRDDGTGVWSAHGPTAWNGKYYAFEVEVYAPTTAEIVTDTVTDPYSLALAADSQRSLIADPADPALAPDGWEETAKPAPVPLHAATIYELHVRDFSASDTTVPETDRGTYRAFTDPGDRPTAGMAELRSLAEDGVDHVHLLPAYDFGSVPERRSDQKTPACDLESFPADSAEQQACIERTAHADAFNWGYDPVHTTVPQGSYAGDPDGTTRITEFREMVMGLNRAGLRVVMDVVYNHTYATGQDSMSVLDRVVPGYYHRLLDDGSVAESTCCPNTAPEHTMMGRLVVDSVVTWAREYKVDGFRFDLMGHHPKANMLAVRAALDDLTPERDGVDGSAIVLYGEGWDFGEVAGGARFEQATQLTMAGTGIGTFNDRLRDGVRGGGPFDADPRLQGFGSGLFTDPNTAPGNGDPGHQRARLLHYQDLIKVGLTGNLRDYRFTASSGREVTGREVDYNGAPAGYTAHPGESVTYVDAHDNETLYDALAYKLPPGTPMEQRVRMQSLALGTALLGQGGAFVHAGSERLRSKSLDRNSYDSGDWFNRLHWDCADGNNFGVGLPRARDNEDKWPYARPLLADPALRADCAAIENSRARFGELLRIRASSPVFTLGSAEQVQRRVSFPLSGPQETPGVITMRLDATDVDPRWSSVTVVFNASPHVRTQTVEALRGADTALHPVQAESDDPVVGESSVDPETGTLTVPGRTVAVFVEH, translated from the coding sequence ATGACTCGCCTCCGTTCCCGGCCACAGCGCGCACGGCACGCCGGACGGCTCCTCACCCTCGGCCTGACCGGCGCCCTGCTGGCGGCACACCTCGCAGCCACCCCGGCGAGCGCGGCACCCGCGCCCCCGGCGGCGGGCCCGGTCGGCCACGACCTCGGCACCGCCACAGCCCACTGGATCGACCGCACCACGGTCACCTGGCCCCGCCCCGCCCACGACGCCCACACCTACGACATCGTCCACTCCACCGACGCCTCCATCCGCGTCGACGACGGCCGCCTCACCGGCGACTTCCAGACCATCCCGCTGCGGCCCGCGCCCGACGGCCTCACCGACGAGCAGCGCGCGCAGTGGCCCCACCTCGCCACCCGCACAGCCCTGCGGATCGGCGCCGACGGCCACCGCGGCGACACCTCGGGGCGACTGGCCGACGCCCTGCGCGGCCAGGTCGCCGTCGTCGAACGGGACCGCGACGGGCGCGTCATCGCCGCGACCGGGGCCCAGATCCCCGGCGTGCTCGACGACCTGTACGCGGCGGCCGCCGACGCCGCGCTCGGCCCCGCCTGGACGGACGGCAGGCCGACCCTGTCCGTGTGGGCGCCCACCGCCCGCACCGTGCGGCTCGTCCTCTACGACGGCCCGCGATCCGCCGACTCCCGCACGGTCCGGATGAAGCGCGACGACGGCACCGGCGTCTGGTCGGCGCACGGGCCGACCGCCTGGAACGGGAAGTACTACGCCTTCGAAGTGGAGGTCTACGCCCCGACCACGGCCGAGATCGTCACCGACACGGTCACCGACCCCTACAGCCTCGCCCTCGCCGCCGACTCCCAACGCAGCCTGATCGCCGACCCGGCGGACCCCGCCCTCGCTCCCGACGGATGGGAGGAAACGGCCAAGCCCGCCCCCGTGCCCCTCCATGCCGCGACCATCTACGAGCTGCACGTCCGCGACTTCTCCGCCTCCGACACGACCGTCCCCGAGACCGACCGCGGCACCTACCGCGCGTTCACCGACCCCGGTGACCGGCCCACCGCGGGCATGGCCGAGTTGCGCTCCCTCGCCGAGGACGGCGTCGACCACGTGCACCTTCTGCCCGCCTACGACTTCGGGTCCGTCCCCGAACGCCGCTCCGACCAGAAGACCCCCGCATGCGACCTGGAGTCCTTCCCCGCCGACTCCGCCGAGCAGCAGGCCTGCATCGAGCGGACAGCCCACGCCGACGCGTTCAACTGGGGATACGACCCGGTCCACACCACCGTTCCCCAGGGCTCGTACGCCGGCGACCCCGACGGCACCACCCGCATCACCGAGTTCCGCGAGATGGTGATGGGCCTCAACCGCGCCGGACTTCGCGTCGTCATGGACGTCGTCTACAACCACACCTACGCCACCGGTCAGGACTCCATGTCCGTGCTCGACCGGGTCGTCCCCGGCTACTACCACCGCCTGCTCGACGACGGCTCGGTCGCCGAATCGACCTGCTGCCCCAACACCGCCCCCGAGCACACCATGATGGGCAGGCTCGTGGTGGACTCGGTGGTGACCTGGGCCCGCGAGTACAAGGTCGACGGCTTCCGCTTCGACCTCATGGGGCACCACCCCAAGGCGAACATGCTCGCGGTGCGCGCCGCCCTTGACGACCTCACCCCCGAACGCGACGGCGTGGACGGCTCGGCGATCGTGCTCTACGGCGAAGGCTGGGACTTCGGCGAGGTCGCGGGCGGCGCCCGCTTCGAGCAGGCCACCCAGCTCACCATGGCCGGGACCGGCATCGGCACCTTCAACGACCGGCTGCGCGACGGCGTGCGCGGCGGCGGCCCGTTCGACGCCGACCCCCGCCTCCAAGGGTTCGGCTCCGGGCTGTTCACCGACCCCAACACGGCACCCGGCAACGGTGACCCCGGCCACCAGCGAGCCCGGCTGCTGCACTACCAGGACCTGATCAAGGTCGGGCTGACCGGAAACCTCCGGGACTACCGGTTCACCGCCTCCTCCGGGCGGGAGGTCACCGGCCGCGAAGTCGACTACAACGGCGCCCCCGCCGGTTACACCGCGCACCCGGGCGAATCCGTGACCTACGTCGATGCGCACGACAACGAGACCCTCTACGACGCGCTGGCCTACAAGCTCCCGCCGGGCACCCCGATGGAGCAGCGCGTGCGCATGCAGTCGCTGGCGCTCGGCACCGCACTGCTCGGCCAAGGCGGCGCTTTCGTGCACGCCGGAAGCGAGCGGCTGCGCTCGAAGTCGCTGGACCGCAACTCCTACGACTCCGGTGACTGGTTCAATCGGCTCCACTGGGACTGCGCGGACGGCAACAACTTCGGCGTGGGGCTGCCGCGTGCCAGGGACAACGAGGACAAGTGGCCCTACGCCCGCCCACTGCTCGCCGACCCCGCGCTGCGGGCCGACTGCGCGGCGATCGAGAACTCCCGCGCCCGATTCGGTGAGCTACTGCGCATCCGCGCCTCCTCACCCGTGTTCACGCTGGGCTCCGCGGAGCAGGTGCAGCGCCGGGTGTCGTTCCCGCTCAGCGGCCCTCAGGAGACGCCGGGCGTGATCACGATGCGCCTCGACGCCACGGATGTCGACCCGCGCTGGTCATCGGTCACCGTCGTGTTCAACGCGTCCCCCCACGTACGGACGCAGACCGTCGAGGCGCTGCGGGGCGCCGACACGGCCCTGCACCCCGTCCAGGCGGAGTCCGACGACCCCGTGGTCGGGGAATCGTCCGTCGACCCGGAAACCGGCACCCTGACGGTGCCCGGGCGGACCGTCGCCGTCTTCGTCGAGCACTGA